In Eriocheir sinensis breed Jianghai 21 chromosome 3, ASM2467909v1, whole genome shotgun sequence, a genomic segment contains:
- the LOC127006498 gene encoding uncharacterized protein LOC127006498 isoform X1: protein MKLLILFFVAAAVFSSVSSRRIMSENRAFYVRRARESAADNFAPENYRFHNTRNSAQLQNSAANNPPLKNTADNDFYAHDIADDVPVIKTAQSSNKFDHHESFLGPSVGDIFGAAELTQAEVVVLVGSGLGSLMKASLDSTYGTGLQEFRDVSLAMIHAGNKVLENRVANGIPVSPKRFENLRKVEERMSAVLDALAATFDQNEHTVYSLSRFFEDFDFEPVERSRYLARVLPTISKAVFQVDDTTTAEKLRDAYNIFLPATRKFFEERIEEGKPVTEQQLAMLERAEQLMPPLMQAFVTVVHDPFLVNFMQKLELDPAERAKYLVSGFFASMDAIFADPNASVAQKMRDVTLAFMPPSRQVFEDRLEQGKPVTQENLDNLERMEKTLPIILDAYVKMSDDLGIP from the exons atgaaGCTACTG ATACTCTTCTTCGTGGCGGCTGCCGTCTTCTCCTCGGTATCATCGAGGAGGATCATGTCGGAGAACAGGGCTTTCTACGTCCGTCGGGCACGGGAATCTGCCGCAGACAACTTTGCACCAGAGAACTATCGCTTCCATAACACTCGAAATTCAGCACAATTGCAGAATTCAGCTGCAAACAACCCTCCACTTAAGAACACTGCCGATAACGACTTTTATGCACATGACATCGCAGATGACGTGCCGGTCATCAAGACGGCTCAGTCTTCCAACAAGTTCGACCATCACGAGTCCTTTTTGGGTCCGTCGGTAGGAGACATTTTTGGTGCCGCAGAACTGACCCAGGCCGAGGTGGTGGTGCTCGTGGGCAGCGGCTTAGGGTCGCTGATGAAGGCTTCCTTGGACAGCACGTACGGCACAGGGCTGCAGGAGTTCAGAGACGTGAGTCTGGCCATGATCCATGCTGGCAATAAGGTCCTGGAGAACCGAGTGGCTAACGGCATTCCAGTCTCGCCAAAACGTTTCGAGAACCTTCGGAAGGTCGAGGAGCGCATGTCCGCCGTGCTGGATGCCCTCGCCGCCACGTTTGACCAGAACGAACACACCGTGTACTCCCTCTCCAGATTCTTTGAGGACTTCGACTTTGAGCCCGTGGAAAGGTCCCGGTACCTGGCGAGGGTGCTGCCGACCATCAGCAAGGCAGTCTTCCAGGTCGACGACACCACCACGGCGGAGAAACTCAGAGACGCCTACAACATCTTCCTGCCGGCCACCAGAAAATTCTTCGAGGAGCGCATCGAGGAAGGAAAGCCGGTGACCGAGCAGCAGCTGGCCATGCTGGAGAGGGCCGAGCAACTCATGCCTCCCCTCATGCAGGCCTTCGTGACCGTCGTGCATGACCCGTTCCTCGTCAACTTCATGCAGAAGCTGGAACTTGACCCCGCGGAAAGAGCAAAGTACTTGGTCTCCGGATTCTTCGCTTCCATGGACGCAATCTTCGCTGACCCCAACGCGTCCGTGGCCCAGAAGATGCGGGACGTGACGCTCGCCTTCATGCCGCCGTCCCGCCAG GTGTTCGAGGACCGCCTGGAGCAGGGCAAGCCCGTCACGCAGGAGAACCTCGACAACCTCGAGAGGATGGAGAAGACGCTGCCCATCATCCTGGACGCCTACGTCAAGATGAGCGACGATCTTGGCATCCCTTAA
- the LOC127006498 gene encoding uncharacterized protein LOC127006498 isoform X2 — MKYLLFVCLAAAVAFSGEAGKVLVRGRSAYTRMPRESAYELNQRVNRASRGSAAPAFSLGKTNDDLPVVNTAQSFEKYDHHEAFLGPSVGDIFGDAELTKAEVVVLVGSGLGSLMEASLHKTYGTGLQEFRNVSLAMIKAGRKVLEDRVANGIPVSEERFENLRKVEERMSAVLDALAATFDQNEHTVYSLSRFFEDFDFQPEERSRYLARVLPTISKAVFQVDDTTTAEKLRDAYNIFLPATRKFVEERIEEGKPVTEQQLAMLERAEQLMPPLMQAYVTVVHDPFLVNFMQKLKLDPAERAKYLVSGFFASMDAIFADPNASMAQMMRDVTLAYMPPTRQVFEDRLEQGKPVTQENLDNLERMEKTLPIILDAYVKMSDDLGIP; from the exons ATGAAGTACCTG TTATTTGTGTGTCTGGCGGCAGCCGTCGCCTTCTCGGGAGAAGCAGGCAAAGTCCTGGTCAGGGGCAGGTCGGCCTATACCCGCATGCCCCGCGAGTCTGCCTACGAACTTAATCAACGGGTAAACCGTGCCTCTCGGGGCTCTGCCGCTCCCGCCTTCTCTTTAGGGAAAACCAACGATGACTTGCCGGTCGTCAACACGGCTCAGTCTTTTGAGAAGTACGACCATCACGAGGCCTTTTTGGGTCCGTCAGTGGGAGACATTTTTGGCGACGCAGAACTGACCAAGGCCGAGGTGGTGGTGCTCGTGGGCAGCGGTTTGGGGTCGCTGATGGAGGCTTCCTTGCACAAGACGTACGGCACAGGGCTGCAGGAGTTCAGAAACGTGAGTCTGGCAATGATCAAAGCCGGCCGCAAGGTCCTGGAAGACCGAGTGGCCAACGGCATTCCCGTCTCGGAGGAACGCTTCGAGAACCTTCGGAAGGTCGAGGAGCGCATGTCCGCCGTGCTGGATGCCCTCGCCGCCACGTTTGACCAGAACGAACACACCGTGTACTCCCTCTCCAGATTCTTTGAGGACTTCGACTTTCAGCCCGAGGAGAGGTCCCGGTACCTGGCGAGGGTGCTGCCGACCATCAGCAAGGCAGTCTTCCAGGTCGACGACACCACCACGGCGGAGAAACTCAGAGACGCCTACAACATCTTCCTGCCGGCCACCAGAAAGTTCGTCGAGGAGCGCATCGAGGAAGGAAAGCCGGTGACCGAGCAGCAGCTGGCCATGCTGGAGAGGGCCGAGCAACTCATGCCTCCCCTCATGCAGGCCTACGTGACCGTCGTGCATGACCCGTTCCTCGTCAACTTCATGCAAAAGCTAAAACTTGACCCCGCGGAAAGAGCAAAGTACTTGGTCTCCGGATTCTTCGCTTCCATGGACGCAATCTTCGCTGACCCCAACGCGTCCATGGCCCAGATGATGCGGGACGTGACGCTCGCCTACATGCCGCCGACCCGCCAGGTGTTCGAGGACCGCCTGGAGCAGGGCAAGCCCGTCACGCAGGAGAACCTCGACAACCTCGAGAGGATGGAGAAGACGCTGCCCATCATCCTGGACGCCTACGTCAAGATGAGCGACGATCTTGGCATCCCTTAA
- the LOC127006505 gene encoding uncharacterized protein LOC127006505, whose translation MKHLLFVCLAAAVAFSGEASRTLVRGRSAYTRIPRESAYELNQRGNRASRGSAAPAFSLGKTNDDLPVVNTAQSFEKYDHHEAFLGPSVGDIFGDAELTKAEVVVLVGSGLGSLMEASLHKTYGTGLQEFRDVSLAMIKAGRKVLEDRVANGIPVSEERFENLRKVEERMSAVLDALAATFDQNEHTVYSLSRFFEDFDFQPEERSRYLARVLPTISKAVFQVDDTTTAEKLRDAYNIFLPATRKFVEERIEEGKPVTEQQLAMLERAEQLMPPLMQAYVTVVHDPFLVNFMQKLKLDPAERAKYLVSGFFASMDAIFADPNASMAQMMRDVTLAYVPPTRQVFEDRLEQGKPVTQENLDNLERMEKTLPIILDAYVKMCDDLGIP comes from the exons ATGAAGCACCTG TTATTTGTGTGTCTGGCGGCAGCCGTCGCCTTCTCGGGAGAAGCAAGCAGAACCCTGGTCAGGGGCAGGTCGGCCTATACCCGCATACCCCGCGAGTCTGCCTACGAACTTAATCAACGGGGAAACCGTGCCTCTCGGGGCTCTGCCGCTCCCGCCTTCTCTTTAGGGAAAACCAACGATGACTTGCCGGTCGTCAACACGGCTCAGTCTTTTGAGAAGTACGACCATCACGAGGCCTTTTTGGGTCCGTCAGTGGGAGACATTTTTGGCGACGCAGAACTGACCAAGGCCGAGGTGGTGGTGCTCGTGGGCAGCGGTTTGGGGTCGCTGATGGAGGCTTCCTTGCACAAGACGTACGGCACAGGGCTGCAGGAGTTCAGAGACGTGAGTCTGGCCATGATCAAAGCCGGCCGCAAGGTCCTGGAAGACCGAGTGGCCAACGGCATTCCCGTCTCGGAGGAACGCTTCGAGAACCTTCGGAAGGTCGAGGAGCGCATGTCCGCCGTGCTGGATGCCCTCGCCGCCACGTTTGACCAGAACGAACACACCGTGTACTCCCTCTCCAGATTCTTTGAGGACTTCGACTTTCAGCCCGAGGAGAGGTCCCGGTACCTGGCGAGGGTGCTGCCGACCATCAGCAAGGCAGTCTTCCAGGTCGACGACACCACCACGGCGGAGAAACTCAGAGACGCCTACAACATCTTCCTGCCGGCCACCAGAAAGTTCGTCGAGGAGCGCATCGAGGAAGGAAAGCCGGTGACCGAGCAGCAGCTGGCCATGCTGGAGAGGGCCGAGCAACTCATGCCTCCCCTCATGCAGGCCTACGTGACCGTCGTGCATGACCCGTTCCTCGTCAACTTCATGCAAAAGCTAAAACTTGACCCCGCGGAAAGAGCAAAGTACTTGGTCTCCGGATTCTTCGCTTCCATGGACGCAATCTTCGCTGACCCCAACGCGTCCATGGCCCAGATGATGCGGGACGTGACGCTCGCCTACGTGCCGCCGACCCGCCAGGTGTTCGAGGACCGCCTGGAGCAGGGCAAGCCCGTCACGCAGGAGAACCTCGACAACCTCGAGAGGATGGAGAAGACGCTGCCCATCATCCTGGACGCCTATGTCAAGATGTGCGACGATCTCGGCATCCCTTAA